From Malus sylvestris chromosome 1, drMalSylv7.2, whole genome shotgun sequence:
CTCGTTTCTCTCAATTCCCCTCATTTCTTCTTCTCCCCATTGGTCCAACCCCctctcatttccctcatttctttccttttcccttcttttcttttcatcacAGTCGTCCATCtttcatttctcttttcttttatttcatctcagccacacacgtggcaccaTCTGATCATTCAAGAAAATTTGGAGCTTTTTAGTGAGGgccaaatttactaaaatacccctaaCTTGAAATGTTAATAATTTCTTCATTATAATTCCATTTCACGAATGGTTTATGCCTACGCGCTCGTGAGATCGAGCtgtattcaaatatataaattgtgacctcgaagggtctatagattttaaattattactttccaaacttcaaacttcgtaattcgtttaatttaaaactcaattcaaataaattaatataaattctcgaaaaaaataatataaaacctcAATAATACCAATACgtgaattataataatttatggtaacaaaattttaaaattcctcaattaaattttcataaccatgaatcgatttattttcaagttttctccacatattcataattatgaatattctattccatatatttaaattttcagggtattacacattatatatttgttccctatgttttcattatgtccaatacttcataatatatatgtcattttattttgtagtaaatgatgaaattatatatattttaagtataaacagacacttatttacacgaaatataataaatttacttaaatccgcctaggcgctaggtctTGACCCGCCGCCCAACTAGCACCtaacatcttttagaaccttgcttttTACACACGATTTATTACTGACGGCCACGATGTTTTGATCATGGGGATCCGATATAACTTATCCTGAGAGGATTCTTATCCAGAATTTTTAGGATTAAAAATAGGAAATGGAAGAATTAAGTTACAACCTTATATTAGCAAATGAATCTTAGAAATACCAGATAAAttagaagataaaaaaattattacaaagtttttttaggaaaactaaacCATGCAAGGCCTTTTACTCAAAATTTGTCAAGAGAAAATTAGTAGTTTATATCAGAAAACTAGTAGTACAAGTGTCACGCCCCGATTTCAACATACGTTGAGAATCGACACTTGACAAGGAAATTCACGTTCGTTGAATACGGTATAAGTTACGGAATGAAATACTATAACTGATAACCAAAATAATGTGAAGGTGGCTAAGTTCTCcgcaaaatatttacaaatattTACATCTCAAAAAGAAGCATAATCTTTGCTttactaagaacaagtatgaggTGCTCAAAAGAAAGTCCCAAAAGATAAAGTACAAGAGTGAATCAAGGGTAACCTAACGCTCTAAGTCTCTGATAAATGCACTGCTACCCCCACCTACAAACTTCTCGGAGTCTACTCAAACCTGTCACTTGTACGATCAATGCCTACACCATCAGAATGGTGCACCAGGCAAACAACAACCTGGATAAGTTGCGAAGCTTATGAAAGTGACAATAATATCAAGTATGTGAGAATAATGCTAATGCCAACCATCAAACACAGTTTACATATCTTGAATATAAATCATTCATAAGAAATCAATACCAACTTTTGTAAACCCCGaatgagtcacccagacatccaacggttTGTctgaaaccaatcacaacatctcACAACCATCTTCTCATACAACACAATGAAAAGTAGAGTTAGAGTGACACAGTTTGGCCAAAGCCTACACCTTTGAAGCCATctcaattcaaattcaataaacCCCAAGGTGAGTACGATCCCGGACCATCACTCCACGGAATCGCGAAATATGAGGGATTCTGGACCATCTCTCAACGAAATCCAAGTGGATAAGATTTCGGACCCTCACTCAACGGAATTGCTAAATACAATATGTAACAATAACTAAATGAAACACAATTTAGATACGATTTTAaaacatcactcaacggaatcgcggaatAGAAAGGATTCTGGGccatctctcaacggaatccgagtggatacgattctggaccatcactcaacggaatcgtagAAGACCAACAATCAGAATGTACAGCGGCTCAAAGAAATGAGACAAGCACATGctacttaatttacaaaaactcAACAAAGGAAAATTAGGCACAATTACTAAATTTAGAACCAATCACCGAAGCAGAAGGTGAAACCATATCGAAGTAACAAATCCCCATCATAATGGTTAACGGTCCATTACTAGTCCTCACATTAATCTCAACATGCGAATCATACACATCAACCCACATTTCAAATATACATGCCACACCCcatttcataaacataaattGATGTCGACGTATTggaataacaattcaatagaacatattcataaaaccaattcataTCCACATAGGATCATAATAATGACAACCTGGTAATTACCAATATCACATTTATTAAAGTCACTCATATGGAGTCCGTGCTAATGTACACTAGCATGATAGTCAAGGCATCACGTCCTATCACCGCCTAACAAAGCACAAATCCACATTTAGATTTCCTTCGATAATTCACATACTAAAAAATTCTCATCTCCCACAACAACATTTAATGAGGAATCGAACCGTCTTCTAAGGTAGGGTCCATGATCTTACGTCACTTACTCCGTAAGATCCAATCACTAGATTTTCACTAGTAAGTCCCTAAGGTCCTTAAACAATATCTACCATAGCATATTAAAATCTTGTCTCAATTCAATGGTAAGATCGTTAAATGGTTAGAATAATCAAGTGGCGGACATTATCGATAAAATACTCAACCAACAACATTTTCATAAATCGAATGTCCCACACCGGAAAATTTGACTttctctaaaaattctcaaattttacaagaatgaagatttCAACAAGTAGAGTAAATTTTATACTTGTGGCcgagtccaatttggccaggaaggCCCTCAAATTGGCTTGCACCCAACTAAACCCTAAGGtgtgtgttcttcaattcgGCTTCCTTGGTGTTCCAATGCCCCAACCACcagttgggtcttgttcctaGGCCCAAGGAAAGTTGATCAAGGATGATGGTGAATTGTGATACTATCCGGAATGACAATTCGTCGTCGAGAACCCCCAGGTTCTCCTATGGAGTTCTACATGAAATAGCCTTAAACCCCTTGATTTTTGGTAGAGAGGGAATGAGGAAGGTAGTTGAGCAAGTTGCAGGTGAAAGAGATAGGAAAAATCAGAAGAGAAATGGTAGGAATTGGCCTAAAATTGGCATGTTTGAACATAAAAAAAGGTTGGTAGTGTACACGGCACCAAATGGGAAAAGAAAATGTCAACCTCTTTTCCCTCCTAGTGGTCATTTCTCATCCTTTTAAAAAAATCTGCTGGGTCCCCTTTTTAGTGGCTGCTgcctaaccttttttttttttccaccacCTAAATTGCCCAATTCCACTTATAATAGCCGGTGCATTAATCCAAAGAGGGTTTGGTCCTTCTACCCATAAgtggaaattaaaataattCCCACAATTTATAGTTTCACcacttcaaacgtccgtaatTATACCATTAGaattcggactcgcaaacgaCTTTCGCCTATCCGTTCGTAGGTTCAAGATTTATTTAAAAACACTAGTTGTAACTTCAAAATGTCAACGAAAGATAAagattgtttatgaaacttccAACTCGACAACTAATCAATTATTAACTTATAATTAGTGGAATTAAAATTTACTAATAAAGATAACGTAATCGCGAAATACAAATTTAAATTATGAAATACGTAATAAATAGTGAAATTCTGGGGATGAGATTTcacaacaagaacaaataaaaaacataccaGATCTTTCCTTACCATTAGACAATGATTACTTAATAATTCAAACAGATGCCTTAGAAATAGGTTGGGGAGCTATTCTATTAGCAAAGGATGCTCCAGACTCACCAGTTAACACATAAATACTGTGTGAATATGCTAGTGGAAAGTTTAAAGAAAAATCGTTTACCAAAAAGACAAAATCTAGTGGAATGACTAGTTTAGATTATGGCATGTTAGGGTGACAATCTAAAATAATACGGGTTTTAATTTTGAGGGTATTTATGTCAATTTGATCAGATTTTTGGCTATATTTGAAAGAAAATGTAAAAACTGATATTTATGAATTTAGGGATTAAATTTTGACTATAAATGATGAAAACTTATATGCTATTGTATTtcatagtaagttttttttagtaccttaactttaaaatcatcaaaataatttttttaacggATCGAAACGGATTACTCGCGTGtaaacccgttattaacgggttcttaacagacGGTCCGATAATGACTATTAGTTATTGTGTTAACTTGAAActcgttatttttgtgttgtgttGACGAGTCATGTAAGAAAATGTTAGGTCTAGCTACTGTAGACAAACCCGCTCGTGCGCGTGTTAGAGTATCACATTTGTTGACCTCTCGACAGCTGACACAAAGGCGGGTGGTCAGGTTACCTGCAAGAAACTATAATCCTAAGAACGATGATCCAAGGATCCCCTTCTTTATTAATTTGAAGAAGGAGCAGATAGTTTGTAGCAATTTAAATCTTATTAGAAAGATTGATATGTACCCATCCAGTGACCTAGTTTTCACAGATGATGTTATGTAAAAGTATTCAGAAATAAAGAGATGAATTTGTACTGGTTTTATATGTTCTAATGTTACATGACATTAAGCGTGCAAGCTCTTCTCATGTTTTTAtgttctattttatttattttataccaCTGAAATTGAGGGAAATAACAATCTAACAAAGAACCTCTAACGAGAATTGAATACAAAACCTCGTCGTCGACGTCAAGTAAGATATAATCAATGATGTGAAGACTTGTATAAACACAATGAATTTCAAAGATGAAAGAGGAAGATATAAATGCTGGTAAAAGAAACATCATTTACCGGAATACATTTACAAGTTACAAGCCAACAAAGGTGTGTCACAAAAATCAAGTTTACATACATCAACACAGAAATACTAACACAACTATAATcatacaaaagaaaaacaaacaagCAAAATTCAAAAGGGAAAAAGACGGGATCGTCACTCCCACGTAGAAAAAACTCGAGTGTAGCTGGGAATTTTCTGGCCTGCCTCTATCTTTGACTTGATGTGACAGATAGAGACAGGACGAAAAAATCCCCATTACATGCTAGAATCCCCGCTAGCTTGGGTACCTGTCACTACCACCTCTACGACTACCAGAAACTGAGGGAGGAGAGCCAGAACCGCCTTCAAAATCAACATCCGCATCATCACAAGACCAATCACTTGCCTTCTCACAACCTGATGATGTGGGATAAGAATGCACATAATCCTCAAACTCACCACGCTTTTTCCCATCATAAGCCCCGGGAGACGCCACTGCGTCCGGCAGCGCTGCCTCACCCTCCAAGTACCTCACCACCTGCCTCATTGTGGGCCTTGCCTTGGGGGTATTATTTGAGCACATCAGCCCTAGCTTCAGCACCACCACAGCCTCCAGATCATCAAACTCAGCCCCCAATCTGGGGTCCACAACTTCAAGAATTGCACCAGCCTTCCACTTCTCCCAAACCCAATCAaccaacatcagctcctcgggcaGGGCTTTTGGCTCAATGGGTCTCCTCCCACACACCAGCTCCAGCAGCAGAGCACCAAGAGCAAACACATCCGAGCTCGGAGTCGGTTTTCCGGTCCGAGTCAACTCGGGAGCGAGGTAACCCAGTGTCCCAACAACCCTAGTTGTTGTAGGGTTTGCTCCATGCTCATACAATTTAGCAAGACCGAAATCTCCAAGCCGTCCATTCATCTCAGAATCCAAAAGCACGTTTCCTGCTTTTATGTCCCTATGAATCACAGTCTGCTCCCAACCTTCGTGCAAATACAATAAGCCAGAAGCTACATTTTGAGCTATCTTGAACCTCTGTTCCCAGCTCAAAATTGCTTTCGGCTTCTCAAATAAGTACTTATCCAAGCTTCCATTAGGCATAAAATCATACACAAGCAACAAATCTCCGCGCCGGCGACACCACCCCAACAACTGCACTAAATTCCTGTGCCTGAGACGGCCAATGGTGGCGATTTCCGACACGAATTCCTGCAGACCCTGCCTCGACTCGTTCGAAATTCGCTTAACCGCCACTTGGGTTTCCGAATTCGGCAGTGTTCCTTTGTAAACCTTACCAAATCCACCAAACCCGATCACCTCTTTATCCCTGAACCCTCTGGTGGCCTGCTTGAGCTCATTGTATCTGAATCTATGAGGCCCAATGTCGAGCTCCCACGGCTCGATCACCTCAGCGTTCTTGATCCTGTGAACAATGTAGAAGCCCAATCCGGCGGCCAagataaagaaaacaagaacagaAAGAGAAATGCCAACGATCAACGCTGATGAATGCTTCTTTTTCGGGCCGGGAAGTTTAGGCAGAGCTTCTAAATCCAGAGATTTGGCTTCTCCGTTCATCTTAAAGCTCCAACCGGAGACGTAGTGGGAGCTGGCGAGCATCCCGGTCGAAGCAGAGAACCCAACGTACATAAAATCTTCCAAAATTGGTGAAAGATCGACATCGAATGTTAAAATCGGGGATCTGGGTTTGATCGAATCGGGTGAAAGCATGACAGTGACTTGATTTTTCACCGAATCGTAATCGACCCAGGCCTGGATCGGCAGCCCACTCGTGAGATTGAGGTTCTCTTTCGTCGAATTTCCATTGCTGAAAAACCCGGCCGGGGTCGATTTGTTGGAAGCTAGGCTGTTGATATCGATTCCGACATGGTTGTCGTTGATGTCCCCGAATTCGAAGTCCTGGACCGTGTCGAATTCGACGGCAAAGATGTGGTTGGAGAAGTTGCCGACGACGGTGGCGTTGAGGATGCCGAGGTACTGGCTGGGAAGGGATCCCGGGAGCGACTTCGACGGCGAGATTATGAAGGCAAGGCCGTGGCCGCCGAGCTTTGGGTACTCCGGGACGATGGTGAAGACGAAGGAGGTGGAGAAGGAAAAGGCTTTGCCGTCGGTAGAGTTTTTGAATCGGACTGGGGCGGAGTAGAAGGCGTGGCCGAGGACTCTGAGAGTGTCGTTTGTGAGCTTTAGCATGCCATTGGGCTCGATTGATGCGACGCCGTTTAAACTCATGTTGCTGCTGTTGGAGACGCCATTGAAGCCGTTGAAGTTGAGCTCTTGGTCGAGCTGGGTTTTTGCTGGGTTtgggaggaagaggaggaaaaccCAGCAAAGTATGAATCTTTGGAATCCCATAGGAAGTAAAGTTCGAGTCTTTGCTCGGTTTTGGTTAAGCAGATGGCAATGGAGTTTTCAGTATATTGTGCTGGATTACCTTGATATAGTGTCGATGTGCTTGAAATTGTTTTCAATTATTCGATTTTTTTAGTGGTTTGCTTGGAAGGTTGTGGGGAAGGGAAGGGAAAGAGAATGAAGCAGGGGACTTCGGGGGTGGTGGGTTGGGAAAAAGGCATATCTTTGGTATTTGATTTCGATATATGAGATGAGTGAGTGAGTAGGATTTAAGGCTACTGTACCACTTTAGGCCATTTGATGGGTTTGGATTTGGAACCACGCATTGATTCGCTTTCCAGAACTTTGTTTTCGAGTTTCTTGTTTTTGTCGAATTCTGAATGTGGTTTTGAGCTTTTGATTCACATGAGATTTTGTGTTCGATTGGTTACTAATATTTGACTTTTTGTTGCGTGGATCAGGTAAATTTGGTTGCTTTTGAGTTCATAATAATTTAGCTACTTGTATAGCTGTctaattatatttttctttacttatgAGAGATATTAGGTTCAATTCTTAATattattgaatttgaatcacattattactagttcaTGGTAATTtttatggaagaaaaaaaaaaacttaaacggTAAGTTAAGCACACATGATTAGAGAGTTCATTCATGCAACTAAGGTTATATGTGcataattcacaattcacatttAACTTTGTATTACACATGACACGTAAATTTGACTGCTTTTACGTTTATAATAATTTCAAGATTAGAATGTGTAAGTTGTAAGATTAGATAGTTGTATTTTGATCGTTATCAAGTTAGTatcattttttgtaattttctgtTATAGTTTTCATTCTGTGCTAAAAGTATATTTTATTAACAAAGATTCAATTGTTTTAAAATTCAGTTATTATTTATTTCTTGAATTGTTCTCCCACATAAGCTTGATTGTAACTTGGTATATATACCAAAAGAGTAGGTACAAATTCATCATTACTCGAGTGAAAACTTTGTATATAATCATGAAGATTATTAAGTTGCCAAATTACGATATCATAAAGTCGACCACCACTGAAACCTAGGCAGGTTGCatgcagtggcgaagccaggaattgTCGGGGGGAGGGGCGATTTTAAAAGAGTGCgttaaaaaaaatggcaacAACCAAATCCCTTTATATAATAATGTCTTCCATAATTTATCAAtataaacaaattacaattgttgtcGGCAATGTTGCATAATaagctcattatcaataaaagcaaatacatctctcaatgtaaacaatcacgctatcactcaaccattaaTCTCTTATTTTGTTACGCAATGGTGCTTTCATAGTCGTTCCATTACGTAACTGTATAatgtaaagaaaaaaaggaagttttaataaaacattcCGGTATtgtttaacgaaaaaccacatttttaccttttcctggtactattcactacacctttatttgtcatttttcattaaaactaaagtttttttagacttttcgttagttttccttaaaaaaaaacttatactCTTAATCCTAGAGTAGACTATACTAATATGACTAATAACAAATCaaaccaacaattcaattaatcaatactaATAATCATACAAAATACAAATGattcaataaacaaaaatttaattcaactaaTCAATATGAATAATCGTATACATTAttcaataatttaattaatcaatCAATAATAAGGAATTCAATTTTTACCCTAAacaattatttcattttttaataaacataaattcatatcaataatcaataaccaatAACGATATTAGTTTATTACCCTATAATTTTAtatcaattaaacaaaattagTATTAAATAATCAATTAGAGTttg
This genomic window contains:
- the LOC126622316 gene encoding L-type lectin-domain containing receptor kinase S.4-like; amino-acid sequence: MGFQRFILCWVFLLFLPNPAKTQLDQELNFNGFNGVSNSSNMSLNGVASIEPNGMLKLTNDTLRVLGHAFYSAPVRFKNSTDGKAFSFSTSFVFTIVPEYPKLGGHGLAFIISPSKSLPGSLPSQYLGILNATVVGNFSNHIFAVEFDTVQDFEFGDINDNHVGIDINSLASNKSTPAGFFSNGNSTKENLNLTSGLPIQAWVDYDSVKNQVTVMLSPDSIKPRSPILTFDVDLSPILEDFMYVGFSASTGMLASSHYVSGWSFKMNGEAKSLDLEALPKLPGPKKKHSSALIVGISLSVLVFFILAAGLGFYIVHRIKNAEVIEPWELDIGPHRFRYNELKQATRGFRDKEVIGFGGFGKVYKGTLPNSETQVAVKRISNESRQGLQEFVSEIATIGRLRHRNLVQLLGWCRRRGDLLLVYDFMPNGSLDKYLFEKPKAILSWEQRFKIAQNVASGLLYLHEGWEQTVIHRDIKAGNVLLDSEMNGRLGDFGLAKLYEHGANPTTTRVVGTLGYLAPELTRTGKPTPSSDVFALGALLLELVCGRRPIEPKALPEELMLVDWVWEKWKAGAILEVVDPRLGAEFDDLEAVVVLKLGLMCSNNTPKARPTMRQVVRYLEGEAALPDAVASPGAYDGKKRGEFEDYVHSYPTSSGCEKASDWSCDDADVDFEGGSGSPPSVSGSRRGGSDRYPS